The DNA window AAACTAACTGCCACAAGGTTTAAGgttttaataaacatttcaatTCATATATTTGTGAAAAACTACTTGCCGCAAATGTTAATAGGCAGGTTACTGGATTCTAAAAGTTCCTTCCAGTAAAATaaaatgtgtaaaaaaaaacttgcactGAACCACATGGAGTAATGTCCATTCAAGTTGCACCAGGAGTATGTCATCACCTAGAATCCTAGACACTGCTGAAATCATTGCACACAACTTTGTTACACATACTTACCGCTGTTGCACCAGCTTTCTCCAAGTTAACACCATGATCCACATCATGCGCTCGGACGAATGTCTTCACATTTGGAAAATATTTGCTCAAAGCCCAGACAGCTCTATAATTTGCACCAGGGGTATCTAAAGTAATAGCAGCTGCGCAGGCCCTCTCAGCCCCAACTTTGTGCAGTACCTGGCAAAAATCAATTGAGATCAGCACCTTTTGACAAGTTGTATGGTAGAATTTTTAGTTGAACTTGTTCTACCTCTCTACTTCCTGCATCCCCGAAATATACTGGTAAGTCAAGCGCGCGTCCAACTGCCACCCGATCACTGAGTGAAAAAGGTGCCCAAGAATTAAATAGTTGAAGATAATAGGTTTAACCAGAGGTATTGACTAATTGAACAAGTACATGTGGCAGGCTTGGCAGCCCAAGACAGATGGAGATGACAACCAAATGTTACGGCAATAGCATCACACCCGACATCACTTTTGTTTCAGAGGGAAGCTACCAGCCTTATCAATCTACCAAAATGTAACTAACCAACGATAAATGGAAAGTGTAACATCTGTTTCCTGCAGGTTTTGCCACCACTTCCTTAGTTTCCATGCACTTGCCTGAATTTTCTAATATTTTGTGGATCTACTAGAATTTATCTCCAGCTACATGTTCACTGTCTAACAAGCATGCCACTAACCACAAGTAGGCATCACCAGCCAGACATAAATCATAACAAAGTGTTTGAACACATAGCAGCTTATATGCATGCTTGAGAACGAGGATTATTATACATATAAACAGCCAATAGTAATGCTGAGATATGCTTCAATATTATCTTGTAGCTGCCTTTAACAAGGTTATTGCAAGATGCAGTACCATACCTTCGAACATCAAGTGCAACAAATGGAATTAATCTTTCTGACAGGAGTTGTGcgattatctaaaaatatatgaaagGCGTATTAGTAGAAATTTATCGAGCAaagtagatagatagatagataaaaaaaatcttatgaggATTACAAACCTGCCCAACACGCCCAAATCCCAATATTATAATATGGTCTTGCAAGTCATCCGTCTACATGGACAAAATTTGTATTATACTAGCTGAATTGAACATAGCATGGAATTATGCGTTCTTGTTAAAATCTGTGAACTTGACAGTTCATTACAAACTAAACTGGGAAAAATACTAAGTTTTTGCAAATGTCCTCTAttgcagcaaaaaaaaaggtcatcgAAACAGAAGGTAAAACATGGGTTGGTCTATGAGAGTGAAAAGAAGATACCTCACTTTCCACAGGTAATAAACTTCTCACATCATGCTGCTCaaattttgatgccaaaaaCTGGCCACCAGCAGCTAACCATGGTGTAAGAGCCATTGAAATGCCAACCACTAGAAATAATAATGACGATAATTGAGGAGATAGAAGACCCTGCAAAAATATTGTCCATGAGTTTCTCTTAACTCAGATGTGCGTGACATATACATCTTATCACCTAAAACAAtacaaaaaaacagaaagaacCAGGGCCAAACCTGATTGACAGCTTCTCCGAAGGCAACAAAAGCAAACTCCCCACCAGGTGCAAGCAACAGACCAACCCGAACAGCAGCTATGGTGGAAATTCCAAATACTCTACCAATAAATGTAACCAACATTGTCTTTCCAATAATCAAAAGACCTAATATCACAGAGATTGCTGGGAAGTTTGACAGAAGCAACTTGGGGTCAATAGACATTCCAACCTGGAAAGGGCAAATGCAGTGCAAGCATTAAGCAAGGGCTTCAAATAAGATAGTAGCTTACAGGAAGAATTAGCGATTTATCGTCATTCCAGAGTAAATAATAGAAACCACGATGttggaccaaaaaaaaaaatctaaaataagaATCAAAGACAGAAACATAAGTGATATGACACTGGAACCATTAATACTGTTCTACACAATACATGAccattaaaaattaaaataaataaaacataacAACTTGACAAATATGTGAAGTCAAACAGTTGGATAGTGAACAAGCGTGTAAAGTTATTCATTGCATATGTCGGTGGCATCATAACTAATGAACTAGCAAGATAATATCAACATAATTCGATGTCTGTAATGTTGCATTCGATATGTACATTGTTATATTATCCATATAAACATTGAAGCAAACTCCTATCAGCTCATTGacatagacaaaaaaaatgatgattatATTCAGAGCCCTTACCGTCATAAAGAAAAGACCTAACAGAAGACCACGGTAAGGAGCAATATCCGACTCAACCTGTAAGGAGAATTCTGTTTCTGCTAGCAATAGACCAGCCAAAAATGCTCCCAGTGCCATCGACAATCCAGCCTGAAATGAGAGAGTAAAACAACATGCAAAGTAGATTCAAGGAATGCAACTATGCAAGGCTGGGatataataagaaaaatatacatACCCGAGCTGTGAGAAGACTTGTTCCAAAAATAACAAGGAGAGTATTTGCTGAAAATATCTCAGCGTTCCTATTTTCAGCAATTTGCTTGTAAATTGGACGAAGCAACTGTTCAACATAAAAAGGATAAGTTACAAATCGAACAGTTATAATCAAATTCTAGAGAGCAGAATGAGCACACAGGCAACAAGGGCTATAAATGTGCAgtggcacacatgcatgcatgtaggtgTGCATGTTTAGCTGGCAGTCAAACTTAGACTCAATGCAAAAATCATCAACGGATAAGAATGCCAACTAAATGAAACAACAGCCGACTCACCAGACGACCTCCAGCGATTATGGCTGTTATAGCAGCTATTGCTTTTACAGCAGCCATTCCCATAGCTTCTGCTATTGCTTGGAAACCAACCTATAAGAAGCAGAAATTGTGTAAGAAAGTTtaaacagaaagaaaaagataaaaagagaACATTGCGACACCACATGGTTATGGAAAGACTCTGCGAGAAGCAACCATGGTCATATTGCAATTAAAACTCTTGCTAAATTAATGTCTTTGGCTGTGTCCAAGTGTCAAGCATACATTTCAATAAACATATACAACACTAGCTGATCTTACACAACAGTTACTTATGTTATATTTCTGTCAATTTAACCTATGTCATCAGATATATAGAATGAGCACTTAGAACAATAAATAGATCATCTGGCTTAAATAGCCTACAAAGGGCAATGCAATGGAACATGGCTTTTAAAGTGATTCATAAAATTTATCACCAATCAagaaatttaacaattttaatTGGTCAATTGATCATGCTATAGGATAAAACATCTAGATTATCTCATCAGTTCATGTCATGATCATACTGACTGTTACAAGAGTGATGTAGAGTACTTGATTGTTCATGCATGAAGAATCATTTGTAGTAAACACATTGATCATTTTGCACCAACAAGCAAAAATGTCCTAACTCAGACAGGGAAAAGGAACATGGCATCAAAAAAGGTTACCCCTCCTTTTGAAGAATTAGGTGATATAAGAGGTATTAATATCAACAGGACCACCACAGCCAAATCCTGCATACAACAGTATGTCACAACAAATATCTATCAGAAGAAAGACTTAGATTACATTAACAGTAGTCAGgtcaatgcatttttttttcctgtaaatGGCAATAGATATGGGAAGAGGAAACAATAAACCCTAAGCATAAGCATGTGCTTGCAGATGAGTGTATGTCTAAGTCCATGCTTGCATACATGCATGGCAAGGAACAGTAAAGGACATTCAAATAAATGCAACCACAGGGTGGGGTGTCATCAAGAACTCAAGATAAAACATAAGGAAGTgcatcagaagaaaaaaaaagggaggaagAGAAACTTGGAACATAATCACCAATATTCATGATCATGGTGGTCATACCTGGAATAATAACACAGAAAATGTAGCACGTCCATGTCGTGATGTGCTCTCCCCACGTTCTTGTAGTACCTAGAGAAGCAAACCATAAGTGCTCAACACCCAGTGTAACTAAAAAAATGAAgaccacaaatatatatgtagaaaGGAAGTTTCCACAATACTCTGGTATCAAAGTTTGaagcagagaaaaaaaaggtttccaGGTGATCAATTTATTCCAATTGTGATATGATCACGGTGACTGAGAAATATCAAAATGTCAGAATCTATGACACAAGATAAATGCCAGTTATAAGTACCTGCAAAACAACAGCTGTTGAGGACAGAGCCAACCCACTCCCAATAACAATGGCTGCTGGTCCCGGTAGCACTGCAAAACGGTGAGCTATCATACCAACAGCTGCTGTAGTAGCCAGCACCTGTCAATTGCTCCAATTTGTTAGGGAGTATCCGCATGGAACTATTGCTTTACTGGTTGCATAGCATGAGTATAACCTGAGCAGAGCCTAACCCAAAGACATACTTCTTCATTGAGCTTAGCCTTTCCACAGAAAGCTGCAGGTAAAAAATGGTAAGCTGATATATCCTGCATGAGGATTAAGGAAAGAATCTAAAAGAAACTCAGTTTCTACCTCAAGGCCAATGTTGAACAACAAGAACACAACTCCAAATTCAGCAATTGCTTTTGTTCCATGGACATGACGGATGATGGAAAGCCCATAGGGACCGATTAGGACACCAGCAGCCAGATATCCAAGAACAGGACTACCTATGATATCAAGGTGcatattagaaaaagaaatatcgGACAGTGAACAAACGTTCAGATATTTCAAAttagaaaatcaaagtgaaTGTTTGTACTTTGTAGTGTTCGGTTGAAACTTGAAACTAAAACTAGAGTAGAACAGAGACGAATTTGTTTGATAtgatttgtaaaaaaaaggcaGATGGATAAGGAAAGTTTGATTGCCATGATACCATGCTATGCACATATAGATGTCAGAAATAAATGTATCACCTCCAGGTATTTTCTGAAATAATGGTACAAACACAACACTAGCCAGAAGCAAATATAATATGTCGAAGAGTGAAGCTTCTTCCTCATTTACCTAGGGTAACAAAGAGCAGAAGGGAGTTAGACACAAGCCAAATTTCTTGTCTAACTTGTGTGAGCAGCAAGAGAATGTACTCAcaaaaaagggaaataaattCGCCAATGTACAGGTTCAGTTGAAAGGGAACATACCTCTTGATGAGGTAAGAGCTCAATAAGCTTTTTTACTCGTTGTGGGATCTTTCGCATCTCACGAACTATGGGCTTTGCAGTGGAGGTAACTTCCTCAATACTTGTGGTTATTTCTTGCTGCTGAAATAATTGACTACTCTTCTCAGCCCGATTTAAGAAGAATGCTCTGTAGACAGAGAATAGAAACACCGTTTCATAAAGAATTGGCTTATCAACATTAATGAAATCACTTCAACTGTTGTAAGAACAAGTACTTTCAGTTATTTGATTATACAGATAGAAAATATGACAAACTATAACAGTATCCAGCATAAATATACAAACATATGGGAAATCAGAATTTTCTTACTTTCTAGCAAACAGAAACCAAAGAGAAAAGATATTATTCACTATGCAACTCACCCTGCTCCAAGAAGCACTATCCCAACAACAAGCTTTGGCGCATGCTTTCTAGTCGATTTCATCAACCCCTTGAAAACAGATGTAGGTGTAAATTCTCCATCCGCTTTGGAGGAGAAGAAAGATGCGGGGAAGAACCGAGATGATCTCTTCAGTGATGCTTTAGGAGCATT is part of the Oryza glaberrima chromosome 4, OglaRS2, whole genome shotgun sequence genome and encodes:
- the LOC127770445 gene encoding K(+) efflux antiporter 2, chloroplastic, which codes for MDLSRFTAPRPSLQIGAAGNGFRACSLRRLRHRGCGGNPMGASALGGCGSRSLFYLAPNHGSPLALRTRGRALRCQGNDSLAYVDGPLEGTNGSVVDNTEDDANSSGLDEEKGDDDAENLRDLLQKARKELEVARLNSTMFEEKAQRISESAIALKDRADKAQSDVSSAVTTIQEIISKEADAKEAVRTATMALSMAEARLQLASEALDAKRGSVGPMEVSIDDVEEEALASAQEEIKECQESLSKCEEELRRIQEKKMELQKEVDRLTELAERALLDASKAEEDVANIMVLAEQAVALEMEAAQRANDAELALQKAEKAISSVDAVVELPAPAEEQVSDEEDNVSEVYDYSSDAIDDIPERDEVSNVERLIVGDLAVEGIEQLESSREMSDDESTDKLLVEPQKEAEPDIDKSKQGKKQEIERKESQPSNAPKASLKRSSRFFPASFFSSKADGEFTPTSVFKGLMKSTRKHAPKLVVGIVLLGAGAFFLNRAEKSSQLFQQQEITTSIEEVTSTAKPIVREMRKIPQRVKKLIELLPHQEVNEEEASLFDILYLLLASVVFVPLFQKIPGGSPVLGYLAAGVLIGPYGLSIIRHVHGTKAIAEFGVVFLLFNIGLELSVERLSSMKKYVFGLGSAQVLATTAAVGMIAHRFAVLPGPAAIVIGSGLALSSTAVVLQVLQERGESTSRHGRATFSVLLFQDLAVVVLLILIPLISPNSSKGGVGFQAIAEAMGMAAVKAIAAITAIIAGGRLLLRPIYKQIAENRNAEIFSANTLLVIFGTSLLTARAGLSMALGAFLAGLLLAETEFSLQVESDIAPYRGLLLGLFFMTVGMSIDPKLLLSNFPAISVILGLLIIGKTMLVTFIGRVFGISTIAAVRVGLLLAPGGEFAFVAFGEAVNQGLLSPQLSSLLFLVVGISMALTPWLAAGGQFLASKFEQHDVRSLLPVESETDDLQDHIIILGFGRVGQIIAQLLSERLIPFVALDVRSDRVAVGRALDLPVYFGDAGSREVLHKVGAERACAAAITLDTPGANYRAVWALSKYFPNVKTFVRAHDVDHGVNLEKAGATAVVPETLEPSLQLAAAVLAQAKLPMSEIAATVNEFRNRHLSELTELCATSGSSLGYGYSRVMSISKSKTVTSDDESETVDGALAI